TCATATAACTCAAATGGTTAATCAATCACCATAACTTCTATTCAAACATCTAAATTTCCTATATATGGCTCAGCGATAAATTTCAGGGAATTTAATCACTCACCTATTATCACATAGTTTTCTTGAATGACTTGAGATGCATTACGTAGTATGAAGTGAAGGCTTTGCATTGTAGTAAAGATTTAAATCACTCACTTGTATCCATCTGCAGAAACAGACAATTTTTTAACTTCGTTTCTGGAGTATATAAGATCGTGGTAAGATTTTTCTTGTTACTGTGATGTTTAAATGTGTGCAGGCCTAAGAAAGCTGATTTTGGAAGCAATGTGGGTGCAAACTTGATGGCTAATGGAAATGTCTTGGTCGTTTGTTGTCCAGATCGAAAGTCACCTGAGTTGGATTAGGAGGAAATGAGTTGTAGCTGCTTTGGTACTTCATCTTCGATACCAAAGAGACGCGACAAGCATGCTAATGAATCCATACAAGCTGAAGAAGGTAAATACTTAATAAACCTGTTgtatggaaaaaatattatgaatcgGTCGTGCTCGGATAAATGAAGATCTAGGAGTTGCACTGGAAAAGTGCTGTCTGCATTATCTTTCTACAACCTGGAAAACTTATTGAATTTAACACCCAACAAAacagatattaattaattaattcctccTAGTGTTATCGCTGGTATCATGCTGCATGAGGGTGTGTGAGTTCGTATGCGCAAGCCCAGTGGAGTTGCATTTGCAGTCTAATTAGGAACCTTAAGTTTTTGGGCAGTAAGTGCTGAAGATTGAACATTTGAACCTTGATTGGATAACTATGGTTGGTTGGGCACCTTGCCTAATTTTCTGTCATTTTTCTAACATATTCTAGATGCATTATGGTGCAGAGGTCTCAATTGCaaagacaaaaaaattcaCCTACAATTTACTGGTAGGAGCAACAAACAACTTTCATCGAAGTAACAAGATAGGAAGAGGAGGTTTCGGTACAGTTTACAAGGTGTCACTCAATGCAACATGTTGTTTCCCTTCACACGTACATCGAAACTGTTTAGCTGATTGACTGAACGATGCATTAtcgttttattaaaatgtaacTATTCTCGGTATTACTGTCAAAGAGGCTTGACCTTAGATATAAAGTCaaatttcattcatatatttagcaCTTTGGAGCCTACTTATTGCTTTTAAATGTCCAGCTATTGGTGGTATCACTTAAAAGTACATCTCTTAGAGGTCTTAATTAGGTTCAATGAGGGAGTGTTTTTCACAGGATGTTGTActatgtatataattttagtgTATCTTTTTAACactataattttgttatgtcCCAGTTTTAAGATAGcctatttatttcttattataTCCATTGATATTTCCTAGGGGGTCCTAAAAAATGGAAGAGAAGTTGCTGTGAAGGTGCTTTCAGCTGAATCAAAACAAGGAGAACGGGAGTTTATGACTGAGATAGACACCATATATAATGTCAAGCATCCAAACCTTGTTGAGTTGCTCGGTTGCTGTGTTTATGGTCGTAACCGGATTTTGGTATATGAATATTTAGAAAACAGTAGCATCGATCGTGCACTATTGGGTAAGCTAGTAATTAGTAGCTTGAAGCAAGAATTTTCTACTGTCCATTGGATGTTCAGCTTACACAGTGTGTATTCACAGGTTTTCGGAAGTCCATAAAATTGGAGTGGGAGAAAAGGTCTGCCATTTGCATGGGGACTGCAAGAGGGCTTGCATATCTTCATGAAGAACTTGTGCCTCACATTGTGCATAGAGACATCAAAGCTAGTAACATACATCTGGACGAGGACCTCCAACCAAAAATCGGAGATTTTGGATTAGCTAAGCTTTTTCCTGATAATATTACTCATATCAGCACAAAAATAGCAGGAACAACgtatgtttcattttatatcTTGTGATTCTAATCGCATATATTTTTAGCAATAGTAGCTAAATGTCAAATGTGTATCTGGTTTGTTCCTTCCAGCGGTTACCTGGCTCCAGAGTATGTTTTAGGCGGTCAGTTAACTCTGAAGGCTGATGTTTATAGCTTTGGAGTTCTGACACTTGAAGTTGTAAGCGGTAGAAGTAGTGGAAATACTAATTATGGAGGTGGCGGTAAATTACTAATGGAATGGGTGCGTATCATTTTCTCGTTACTTTGATATCACAGGCatctatactaatataaagtTTATGTGGTTCGATTTCTACTTGTTCAATCTGTTATATCGCTTTACTTGGTAAAGTTTGTTTCCTCCTTTTGGTGATGTATAATGGTTGCTTCCTAGGCCTGGGAGCTTTATGAAGAAGGGAAATTGCTGGATCTTGTCGATCCCGAACTTGAGGAGTTCCCAAAGGATGAGGTAGTCAGGTATATGAAAGTCGCCTTGTTCTGTGCTCGAGCTAATGCAAGCAGGAGGCCATTGATGAGCCAGGTCACCGAGATGCTTTCTAGAAATGTAAGACTAAATGAAGATCAACTCACGCCTCCTGGTTTCTTCGAAGGTTCAAGCCGGAAAAGTGGTATGGTGTCAAAGAATAAGTCGAGTGACACCTCAACTAGTCACCAAATGAGTTCTTTTCCCATCACAACCACTGAGGTAGCCCCAAGATAAAGTTAAGTAGCTGAAATCAGTGTGTTGATTGAGCATCAAAAATTCAATAACGACAGCTTAGTTGAGTTCACATTAATTTCCAAGGGCCACTTTATGTTGGCCTTTCGCgctaatgatatttataccCTTTGTTATTCAGTTCTTTGCATGAGGCGTTTCTGGCTTCTAGGTGGTTTGTGATTAGCTTTTACCAATAGAGGGGGGCATGAATCTCACGGATTCTGgagattttcttatattttatgcataCTATTCTTCCAACTACTATATTACATTATTGTTCCATGGTACAACCAGATTTGCTGTCACATTGTCTCTCAATAATTGATATTCTCTCCCATGCAAGGACACAAATCCAATTGAAAGGGGTAGGGTAATAAAGACAGGAATGGATCaatcatactactatattgGAAGAATGGATACGAATACGATACCGGGATAGTTCAACACTAGGCTTACAGCAACAAACATCATGAATCAAACAACAAAGAAATGCTGGATACAGAGGTAAAATTCCACATCCCTTGCATCACTGAAAATGCAATGGCAGACATAGAAAGGAGAAAGAATGAATCTTGATGAGAAAAttggattttagaaaaatcaaCACTTATCCAGTTATTTAGCTGGCTGTTAAGTGGCTGGAGCAGCATGTTCTACCCCCATTTGTGGAGCACTGTCTGGCACAGAACCCTTGGCAGGGGCGACTGTCGACTCTTTGGCAGGATTAGGAGCAGCATTTTTGGCATTTTCCGCGTCCTTGTTTTCCTTCCCATCCTTGGCAGGAGCAGGCGGGGGCGGTAGCATGTGGGCGGGGGGATTGTGCTTGAGCTTCACCAATATTCCACGCATCCTCGAAAGATCAGTTGGTTTACCAGGTTTGGGCCCTTGAATGACTGTGATTGATGGCTTCTTATCTTGATCCTTCTTTTTTCCCCTCTTTTCAATATTGGCCACCTCGTTGGGAACGAGTTCTGCGATGGCTTTCCAGTACTGTTTGTCAGCCTCTTTGTGGAACTTTTCTTGATTGGCAAGGGATATCTGTTTAATTGAGAAAATCATAAGAAACATCTGTTACACTTGCTTCGATCATCCAggtaaaagaaagaagaacATGCTCGCTATCTCCATAACAaaccttttctctttctcgGTTGGTAGTTTTGTTAGTCTCTATATTAAGCTTTCTTTTCTCAAAGAACGACTGTTTATATTCCTCGGCTTCTTCTATGATTTGGCTCCGCATGTTTTGTTCcctcttctccttctcctctaGCCGAATAGCATTTTGCCTGCATCCCCCTTGTATGATTAGAAAATCATCACAGATTCATATAACTCTTAAAACACATGGAGTAATGGTAGGATGGCAACGCCTATTCATCCATTGGTCAAGAATTATGCATCATTGTTCAACTAGGCAATCTGAACCCGTCTATAATTAGAGAACGTTTTGTATCAACATTATCACAGATTAATAGAACCATATAAAAAGATATGGAGTACAGGTAGGCTGGTAACACCTATTCATCAAAGATTTCAACACAGTCCCATCTTGACTTGGTTAAGATTTTACATCATTGTTCAACTGGTCAttcattaaaatgaaattcatattCTACAAATTAACTGCAGCACAAAGTAAAAAATCATTCCGAATGTGGAACTTGTTGAGGGGTGCCCCCACTGTTGCATGTACTCAAGAGGATAGGCATGACAGGATGGAtgcaaaagtaaaaaagaattacAGAATAACTTTCAGATGAAAACAATGTTCATATAGATTTATTGACAAATAGAGACTAGAGAAAGATTATCAAATAGATGTCGTATATATTGACTGATATGAATTGGACACGAGGAAGGATGTACAAAATGAATAAACCCCTACGTCTCAATAAACAGAAGCAGTAGTAACATTTTGAAACAGTGTAGTTCAGCTTCTTTCAATATTGATCAGAAAATAGATATATGTTGCACTATAGTTTGAGGATGcaatataattcaatatatatacatacaccTTCTTAGATGAGCATTTACTATTATCTAAAACCTTTGAATCaagtttcttaaaatatcCAATGAAAATGTAACTGCTAGTCTTAGTTTGAGCTGACTCTTCATCTCAAGCTTGGGCAGTATGATTTCATGAAATCCAAAACAGGCTCTTCTCTGCCATTTCCTACTTCCCTTTATCAATATATTCCAAGTTTAACATGATAAAGATCATGAAGATCACTTGGCCCAAATAATACCTTCCATCAACATCTAAGCTTGCATTTGAAAAGCTAAAATCACAACAAGTAGTCGACAACAACTTATATAAATGTCCTTCATGTAACGATTCCAATCCTACCATGTTTGATTCTAAAGCCACATCTTCATAAGCTATAAGCAGTTGCAGCAATGGAGATCTTAcggttgaaataaaattcaattcaattagaAGGATTATCAGGAAACAATTGTCTTTCCCGGAACAAATTTTTACAGCGAGATCCAACTTTCAACACAGATCATTAACATtaagcaaataaacaaataaataatcattGATCATTGAAAGTAACTTCGATCATGAAAGATCCTCCTCAGATTCTAATTCTCACACGCATCCAGCAACAGTGTAAGGCAGATCAAACTATACATTTGAGCAATCAAcagaaaaaattgtaaaagaaTAGCAAAATAGAATAACAAATAGAGAAAATTCTAACCTCCGCCACTCCCGAAGAGCAAATCCTTCTTCCTGCATATCACCTGGAGGCGGAAGGATCGGTCCGTCCGAGCTGAAAATCCCCTGTGCATCTCCCCCAATGTCAAAGGGAGAGCTCCCATTGCCATTAGCGATAGGAATCGTGCCGGAATATCCGACTGGCTGATCACTTGACCCGAATCCGAACGGATCGTGGCCGTTGGCATGATGATCCACAGCCACTTCGTCAGTTTCAGCGGAGTACGGCGGCGCGTCGGCTGAGGAGAAGACGGAGGAGTAGGAATCATCAAAGGTGGTGTACCCGCCGTTCACGCTGTAAGCGTCGAATGATGCCATTACTCTCTTCTCCAAATCGctgatctctctctctctcaccgTTTGGTGTGAAGAATAGAGAAtgcgtatatatatatatgcaggAATTGATGCGTCTGTATATATTGGCGTCAAAACATAACAGagatcttgtttttttttataaatacaaaaactaTCTTTAATTATCTCCGATTTGTTTAGGAAGGTGGAACTGTTACTTCACAATTAGTGTTAATTAATCAACGGAAACAACTTATtaaataatggagtaattaaATAGTCTAAAATGACACTACAATAGACAACAGACTAGATATATTTACATAAGTACATtgtattttatcttcttaGGTAATTTAAGGGAGATGtaatcttttaaattatttggtttttCTCCAACcatatttattgatatcaATTCAGTGTTGGAAGTTTGTCTGCTATCAATGAAACGTTAAAATAAAGCAAGGGAGagattttgggattaaattAGACGgcattttagtattattt
The nucleotide sequence above comes from Salvia hispanica cultivar TCC Black 2014 chromosome 5, UniMelb_Shisp_WGS_1.0, whole genome shotgun sequence. Encoded proteins:
- the LOC125189996 gene encoding cold-responsive protein kinase 1-like, whose amino-acid sequence is MSCSCFGTSSSIPKRRDKHANESIQAEEEVSIAKTKKFTYNLLVGATNNFHRSNKIGRGGFGTVYKGVLKNGREVAVKVLSAESKQGEREFMTEIDTIYNVKHPNLVELLGCCVYGRNRILVYEYLENSSIDRALLGFRKSIKLEWEKRSAICMGTARGLAYLHEELVPHIVHRDIKASNIHLDEDLQPKIGDFGLAKLFPDNITHISTKIAGTTGYLAPEYVLGGQLTLKADVYSFGVLTLEVVSGRSSGNTNYGGGGKLLMEWAWELYEEGKLLDLVDPELEEFPKDEVVRYMKVALFCARANASRRPLMSQVTEMLSRNVRLNEDQLTPPGFFEGSSRKSGMVSKNKSSDTSTSHQMSSFPITTTEVAPR
- the LOC125187250 gene encoding clathrin light chain 1-like, which codes for MASFDAYSVNGGYTTFDDSYSSVFSSADAPPYSAETDEVAVDHHANGHDPFGFGSSDQPVGYSGTIPIANGNGSSPFDIGGDAQGIFSSDGPILPPPGDMQEEGFALREWRRQNAIRLEEKEKREQNMRSQIIEEAEEYKQSFFEKRKLNIETNKTTNREREKISLANQEKFHKEADKQYWKAIAELVPNEVANIEKRGKKKDQDKKPSITVIQGPKPGKPTDLSRMRGILVKLKHNPPAHMLPPPPAPAKDGKENKDAENAKNAAPNPAKESTVAPAKGSVPDSAPQMGVEHAAPAT